In one window of Aceticella autotrophica DNA:
- the rlmD gene encoding 23S rRNA (uracil(1939)-C(5))-methyltransferase RlmD: MQDIKTGKKYEVCIDNMAHEGQGVGRIEGVAVFVEGALTGEKIIAEIDKVSKNYVIGHINQILDKSPDRIQPLCPYAEKCGGCSLQHLSYKGQLKYKKQKIKDNLEKIGKIQAKVHETIGMEKPQRYRNKAQFPVGMVEGKTVTGFYTPRSHDIIPIESCMIQHEISDNIARIIRNWIKEYGIYVYDEKTGKGLIRHIVTRVAFKTGEVMVVIVINGKNIPCKKQLIHALKKDIKGLKSVVLNINTKRTNVIMGEKNITIYGSDNIIDYINDIKFEISPLSFFQVNPVQTEVLYEKALEYADLSRNETVIDVYCGIGTISLFAAQKASFVYGIEAIQQAVEDAKRNARINGIKNVEFISGEAEKIMPELAGKGIKADVIIMDPPRKGCNISVLAAVVKMNPKKIVYVSCNPSTLARDLKYLEDNSYKTIEVQPVDMFPYTYHIETVVNLQRK, translated from the coding sequence TTGCAGGATATAAAAACAGGAAAAAAATACGAGGTATGCATTGATAATATGGCTCACGAAGGACAGGGAGTCGGCAGGATTGAAGGAGTTGCTGTCTTTGTAGAAGGAGCTTTAACAGGTGAAAAAATAATTGCTGAAATAGATAAGGTTTCTAAAAATTACGTAATAGGTCATATAAATCAAATATTAGATAAATCTCCTGATAGAATACAACCTTTGTGTCCTTATGCAGAAAAATGCGGGGGTTGTTCTTTGCAGCATTTAAGTTATAAAGGGCAGTTAAAATACAAAAAGCAAAAGATTAAAGATAATTTGGAAAAGATAGGAAAAATACAGGCTAAAGTCCATGAAACCATAGGAATGGAAAAGCCTCAAAGGTATCGAAATAAGGCGCAGTTTCCGGTTGGAATGGTTGAGGGAAAAACTGTAACCGGTTTTTATACTCCCCGCTCTCATGATATAATTCCTATAGAAAGCTGCATGATACAGCATGAGATTAGCGATAACATTGCAAGAATTATAAGAAATTGGATTAAAGAATATGGTATATATGTATATGATGAAAAAACAGGAAAAGGATTGATTAGGCATATAGTTACAAGAGTTGCATTTAAAACAGGTGAAGTCATGGTTGTTATCGTAATTAACGGAAAAAATATTCCTTGCAAAAAACAATTAATTCATGCTTTAAAGAAAGATATAAAAGGGCTTAAAAGTGTAGTGCTAAATATAAATACCAAAAGAACAAATGTCATTATGGGAGAAAAAAATATAACCATTTACGGAAGCGACAATATCATTGATTATATAAATGATATAAAATTTGAAATATCACCTTTATCTTTTTTTCAAGTAAATCCTGTTCAAACAGAAGTTTTATACGAAAAAGCGCTTGAATATGCCGATTTAAGCAGAAATGAAACGGTAATTGATGTTTATTGCGGGATAGGTACCATATCGCTCTTTGCAGCACAAAAGGCATCATTTGTTTACGGCATAGAGGCTATCCAACAAGCAGTAGAAGATGCTAAAAGAAATGCCAGAATAAACGGCATCAAAAATGTAGAATTCATCTCAGGAGAGGCAGAAAAAATAATGCCTGAATTAGCAGGTAAAGGAATCAAAGCAGATGTGATTATAATGGATCCCCCGAGGAAAGGCTGCAACATCTCCGTCCTTGCAGCAGTTGTAAAAATGAATCCCAAAAAAATTGTATATGTTTCTTGCAATCCTTCAACACTTGCAAGGGATTTAAAATATCTTGAAGACAATAGCTACAAAACGATAGAAGTACAACCTGTTGACATGTTCCCATATACATATCACATCGAGACGGTAGTAAATCTGCAAAGAAAATAG
- a CDS encoding exodeoxyribonuclease III, with amino-acid sequence MRIYSWNVNGLRAALKKGMKEWMEECKPDILCVQETKLQEAQLNDAIRKIDEYHSYWSHAAKKGYSGVGLYTKEKLKSVKYGFGIDRFDREGRIIIAEYMDFTLLNIYFPNGKMSDERLKYKMDFYDATLDYCDRLKAEGKKLIICGDFNTAHKEIDLKNPKSNERYSGFLPIEREWIDKFISHGYIDTFRYFHPNEIKYSWWSYRFNAREKNIGWRVDYIFVSDNLINDIKYADILTDVYGSDHCPIVLHI; translated from the coding sequence ATGAGAATATATTCATGGAATGTTAATGGGCTAAGGGCTGCTTTAAAAAAAGGAATGAAAGAATGGATGGAGGAGTGTAAACCAGATATTTTATGTGTTCAAGAAACAAAATTGCAGGAGGCGCAACTAAATGACGCTATTAGGAAAATAGATGAATACCATTCATATTGGAGTCATGCCGCTAAAAAGGGATATAGCGGTGTTGGATTATATACTAAAGAAAAGCTTAAATCGGTAAAATACGGATTTGGCATTGACCGTTTTGACAGGGAAGGAAGGATTATTATAGCAGAATACATGGATTTCACGCTTTTAAATATATATTTTCCAAATGGGAAAATGAGTGATGAGAGATTAAAATACAAAATGGATTTTTATGATGCAACACTCGATTATTGTGACAGGCTCAAGGCGGAAGGGAAGAAATTAATTATTTGTGGTGATTTTAATACCGCCCATAAGGAAATAGATTTAAAAAATCCAAAGTCAAATGAAAGGTATTCAGGATTTCTTCCGATAGAAAGGGAATGGATAGACAAGTTTATTTCACACGGGTATATTGATACATTTCGATATTTTCATCCTAATGAAATTAAGTATTCATGGTGGAGCTATAGATTTAATGCAAGGGAGAAAAATATCGGATGGAGGGTTGATTATATTTTTGTTTCTGATAATCTTATAAATGATATAAAGTATGCAGATATACTTACAGATGTTTATGGTTCGGACCATTGTCCTATAGTATTGCATATATAA
- a CDS encoding acyl-CoA dehydratase activase yields MNKIITAGIDSGSLSTDVVILDENVEILSYSIVPTGASILNSANKAFLQAMDSAGIAEKEISYIVSTGYGRINISFANKQITEITCHAKGAFYLNNNIRTVIDIGGQDSKVIRINEKGNVEDFVMNDRCSAGTGRFLEVMARALEIPIDLMGEEAKKATEKINITSFCTVFAESEVISLISQNKKKADIIKALHDSIANKTISLLDKIGRKSTYMMTGGVAKNKGVVKAIEHRLKENIYIPQEPQIIGALGGAILALEEIKKKIKKI; encoded by the coding sequence ATGAATAAAATAATAACAGCAGGAATTGATAGTGGTTCATTGTCTACTGATGTTGTTATACTTGATGAAAATGTTGAAATTCTATCATATAGTATTGTACCAACAGGTGCATCTATACTGAACAGTGCTAATAAAGCCTTTTTGCAAGCTATGGATAGTGCGGGTATAGCAGAAAAAGAAATCTCATATATTGTTTCAACAGGATACGGACGTATAAACATATCTTTTGCAAACAAACAGATTACTGAAATAACTTGTCATGCAAAAGGGGCTTTTTATCTAAATAATAACATAAGAACAGTAATAGATATAGGTGGTCAGGACAGTAAGGTAATAAGGATTAATGAAAAAGGCAATGTTGAGGATTTTGTTATGAATGATAGATGTTCAGCGGGAACAGGACGATTTCTTGAAGTTATGGCAAGAGCTTTAGAAATTCCCATAGATTTGATGGGAGAGGAAGCTAAGAAAGCAACTGAGAAAATAAACATTACTAGTTTTTGTACAGTATTTGCGGAATCAGAGGTAATCTCTCTTATTTCTCAAAATAAAAAAAAGGCTGATATAATTAAAGCATTACATGATTCAATTGCAAATAAAACAATTTCCTTACTTGACAAAATTGGCAGAAAATCAACTTATATGATGACAGGAGGCGTTGCAAAAAATAAAGGAGTTGTTAAGGCTATTGAACATAGATTAAAAGAGAACATATATATACCTCAAGAGCCTCAGATAATAGGGGCTTTAGGTGGGGCAATTCTTGCCTTAGAAGAAATTAAAAAAAAGATAAAAAAAATCTAA
- the yedE gene encoding YedE family putative selenium transporter gives MVQIHTGGFWKKYGFITIAGFIMGVLAAFLVYLGNPKNMGICVVCFYRDIAGALGLHRAVVVQYIRPEILGFLFGALISSLIFREFRPRGGSAPLVRFFLGVFAAIGSLVFLGCPIRMLLRLAGGDLNAVVGLLGLLTGILVAVYFLRKGFNLGAARSVYSSAGWIMCLFMLLLLFFVIAKPPFIFFSQKGPGSQHAVIAVSLIAGIIVGILAQRTRFCSCGAWRDLFLVRDAYLFSGVAAFFLGALITNLILNATVGGFIKVGILNQPVAQANQLWNFLGMALAGLCFILAGGCPLRQTIMAGEGDIDSGVFVLGIIMGAAFAHDFMLASSGATAQNPAGTLGVYGPLAVIIGFIFVLWVAFTMRERA, from the coding sequence ATGGTCCAGATTCATACTGGAGGTTTTTGGAAGAAATATGGTTTCATCACCATAGCCGGTTTTATCATGGGTGTCCTGGCTGCCTTTTTGGTCTATCTGGGTAACCCGAAAAATATGGGCATATGTGTGGTCTGCTTTTATAGGGATATAGCTGGGGCTTTGGGCCTGCATCGGGCCGTGGTGGTCCAGTATATCCGGCCTGAAATACTGGGTTTCCTGTTTGGTGCCCTCATCTCCAGCCTTATATTCCGGGAGTTCCGGCCTCGAGGCGGATCTGCTCCCTTGGTGCGTTTCTTTTTGGGGGTATTTGCCGCCATAGGTTCCTTGGTCTTTCTGGGCTGCCCCATAAGGATGCTCCTGCGCCTGGCGGGAGGAGACCTGAACGCGGTGGTTGGTCTGCTGGGGCTGCTTACAGGTATACTTGTTGCTGTCTACTTCTTGAGGAAGGGTTTTAATCTTGGTGCAGCTAGGTCCGTGTATTCTTCTGCGGGCTGGATCATGTGCCTTTTCATGTTGCTCTTGTTATTTTTCGTTATAGCTAAGCCCCCTTTTATTTTCTTCAGCCAAAAGGGTCCTGGATCCCAACATGCGGTCATAGCTGTCTCCCTTATAGCAGGCATCATAGTAGGCATTTTAGCTCAGCGTACTCGCTTCTGCTCCTGCGGTGCCTGGAGGGATCTCTTCTTGGTAAGGGATGCTTATCTCTTCAGCGGTGTGGCTGCCTTCTTCCTGGGAGCTTTGATAACCAACTTAATTTTAAACGCCACTGTAGGCGGATTCATCAAGGTGGGGATTTTAAACCAGCCTGTGGCTCAGGCCAATCAGCTATGGAATTTCTTGGGCATGGCGCTGGCCGGCCTATGCTTTATCCTGGCTGGTGGATGTCCCCTGCGCCAGACTATCATGGCAGGTGAGGGGGACATTGACTCCGGGGTGTTCGTCCTGGGAATAATAATGGGAGCAGCCTTTGCCCATGATTTCATGCTGGCTTCTTCTGGAGCCACTGCCCAGAACCCGGCAGGGACCTTGGGGGTCTATGGTCCCTTAGCCGTTATAATAGGTTTCATCTTTGTCCTCTGGGTAGCTTTTACCATGAGGGAGAGGGCATAA
- a CDS encoding DUF3343 domain-containing protein, which translates to MVIGWFWKKRHELSEEVLERGLVLFHTVEQAIAGEKALKKAGITCRLVAPPPHLRKGCDVGVEIVLMEQTAVEKVLKEAGTPFIEVVHPKGERELLNIEKVTRLDNYVMVKAGNMKLTFDKNTGIIVNISGGGCPDIPYLYSQLVDKHLEEVTRPKELGRTLCALMLDRGWERALALWKGEELCSS; encoded by the coding sequence ATGGTTATAGGATGGTTTTGGAAAAAAAGACATGAATTATCTGAAGAGGTTTTGGAGAGGGGGCTGGTGCTGTTCCATACTGTGGAGCAGGCCATAGCCGGGGAAAAGGCCTTAAAAAAGGCTGGGATAACTTGCCGCCTGGTGGCACCACCACCCCATCTACGCAAAGGCTGCGACGTGGGGGTGGAGATTGTTCTGATGGAGCAGACGGCGGTGGAAAAGGTCTTGAAGGAGGCAGGGACACCCTTTATTGAGGTGGTTCACCCTAAAGGTGAAAGGGAACTTCTAAATATAGAGAAGGTTACAAGATTGGACAACTATGTGATGGTAAAGGCGGGGAATATGAAACTAACTTTTGATAAGAATACGGGAATTATCGTCAATATTTCTGGGGGTGGCTGCCCGGATATACCTTATCTTTATAGCCAGCTGGTGGACAAGCACCTGGAAGAAGTGACCCGTCCCAAGGAGTTGGGCCGAACCCTTTGTGCCTTGATGTTGGACCGGGGTTGGGAAAGGGCCTTGGCTTTATGGAAGGGGGAAGAACTATGCTCCTCATAG
- a CDS encoding NAD(P)H-hydrate dehydratase, with the protein MLLIAGTVPVPEMPLVLSPAHWEGDCLRLAEYDLPYTQGTMAMVSAALATTSYLGLPPPHVLTAGDIGTGSGTRLIYDYLAEHIEELHPEVLALHYCQPIIALMKKLYEAVSQLSSPPRLVADAGSMYAAKAANLSPHFDIFTPDPSEIAFLADFEASHPAYISRYLFENMEEKVTDLIEKAYACQGASKVLLVKGKVDYVAKEGKILHEIQEPNIPAMECIGGTGDTITGMVAAFLSGELDPEEAAVLAAKANRAAAEIVKPTPATRVSAIIDAFPQVFKENLCAWSGICIR; encoded by the coding sequence ATGCTCCTCATAGCGGGTACTGTACCTGTTCCCGAGATGCCCCTGGTTTTATCTCCGGCTCATTGGGAAGGAGATTGCCTCCGCTTAGCCGAATATGATTTGCCTTACACCCAAGGCACTATGGCCATGGTTAGTGCCGCTCTGGCTACCACTTCCTATCTGGGACTCCCCCCGCCCCATGTTTTAACAGCTGGAGATATAGGGACGGGGTCGGGGACCCGGCTCATTTATGATTATCTGGCGGAGCACATAGAGGAATTGCACCCGGAGGTTCTGGCCCTGCACTATTGCCAGCCCATCATAGCTCTTATGAAAAAGCTGTATGAGGCCGTAAGCCAGCTTTCCTCGCCGCCTCGGCTGGTAGCGGATGCGGGGTCCATGTATGCAGCCAAGGCTGCCAATCTTTCGCCCCACTTCGACATTTTTACCCCCGATCCAAGCGAAATAGCCTTTCTGGCCGATTTTGAGGCTTCCCATCCCGCCTACATCAGCCGTTATCTGTTCGAGAATATGGAAGAAAAAGTGACGGACCTGATAGAAAAAGCTTATGCCTGTCAAGGGGCTTCCAAAGTTCTCCTAGTAAAGGGCAAAGTAGACTATGTGGCCAAAGAAGGGAAGATACTCCATGAGATTCAAGAGCCCAACATCCCGGCTATGGAATGTATCGGAGGTACTGGGGATACCATAACCGGGATGGTGGCCGCCTTCTTATCAGGCGAACTGGACCCCGAAGAGGCGGCAGTATTGGCTGCCAAGGCCAATAGGGCCGCAGCGGAAATTGTGAAGCCCACTCCGGCCACCCGAGTGTCTGCCATAATAGACGCCTTTCCCCAAGTGTTTAAAGAGAACCTCTGTGCCTGGAGTGGCATTTGCATCCGATAA
- a CDS encoding sulfurtransferase TusA family protein yields the protein MIERDVRGLSCPLPVVKTKKAMDENPGKPIAILTDSETSKGNVTRLAQSRGYKVEVEKVGDYYRLTLTP from the coding sequence ATGATAGAGCGTGATGTGAGGGGGCTGTCCTGCCCTCTGCCTGTTGTAAAAACCAAGAAGGCCATGGATGAGAATCCTGGCAAGCCCATAGCAATATTGACCGACAGCGAAACCTCCAAGGGCAACGTAACTCGCCTGGCTCAAAGTCGGGGCTACAAGGTGGAAGTGGAAAAGGTGGGGGACTACTACCGGCTAACTTTGACTCCTTAA